Proteins co-encoded in one Christiangramia fulva genomic window:
- a CDS encoding alpha-L-arabinofuranosidase C-terminal domain-containing protein: protein MKKFDKILMILSVIFSLGTMTAQEHELKVNAAKTVAEIQPTMYGIFFEDINFAADGGLYAEKVKNRSFEFELPKMGWIEPNSDRHSFNKNSGIARIIQFQDTTGNHNFARITVNDASGYKLINEGYRGMGIKKDAEYRLSVEVAQPKGIEKIHFKLIDEDGEVIGETSISPDSEQWKTYESVFTATETAEKAKLQVTFEGNGDIDLDMISLFPVDTWKGRKNGLRKDLVQLLADMDPGFLRFPGGCIVEGRTLAKRYQWKKTVGPVEDRELLVNRWNTEFSHRLTPDYYQSFGLGYYEYFQLAEDIGAEPLPILGVGIACQFNTGELVPMDELDPYVQDAIDLIQFANGPVDSKWGKIRAEMGHPEPFGLEYIGIGNEQWGPEYIERFKVFQKAIQEKYPDITIVSGSGPFPEGDYFDYGWEQLKKLNAEIIDEHYYKPPKWFRENATRYDDYDRNGPKVFAGEYAAQSVGIASPENKNNWETALSEAAFMTGLERNADVVYMTSYAPLMAHKDAWQWTPDLIWFDNLKSYGTPNYYVQKLFANNKGTDLVSVTENGKPLTGQQDLYASAVRDEKNNQLIVKLVNTSKKEMEVELKLKGVKPGSKGDLIVLKDDDLSAENSLENRKNISPEVKSLEIDGRELELELEPYSVNVVKINIK, encoded by the coding sequence ATGAAAAAGTTTGATAAAATATTAATGATTCTTTCGGTGATATTTTCACTGGGAACGATGACGGCCCAGGAACATGAGCTGAAAGTAAACGCGGCGAAAACGGTAGCTGAAATTCAGCCTACCATGTACGGGATCTTCTTCGAGGATATCAATTTCGCGGCCGATGGCGGTTTATATGCCGAAAAAGTGAAAAACCGATCTTTTGAATTCGAACTTCCGAAAATGGGATGGATAGAACCGAATTCTGATAGACATTCCTTTAATAAAAACTCAGGAATCGCCCGTATTATACAGTTTCAGGACACCACCGGAAATCACAATTTTGCCCGGATTACCGTGAATGACGCTTCCGGATATAAACTTATCAATGAGGGTTACCGCGGCATGGGTATCAAGAAAGATGCTGAATATCGCTTATCGGTAGAAGTGGCTCAGCCAAAGGGAATTGAAAAGATCCATTTTAAGCTAATTGATGAAGACGGGGAAGTGATTGGAGAGACCAGTATTTCTCCCGATTCTGAGCAGTGGAAAACCTACGAATCGGTTTTTACCGCTACTGAAACCGCTGAAAAAGCCAAACTTCAGGTCACCTTTGAGGGCAACGGCGACATAGATTTGGATATGATCTCACTTTTTCCGGTGGATACCTGGAAAGGAAGAAAGAACGGTCTGCGCAAAGATCTCGTTCAGTTATTGGCCGATATGGATCCAGGTTTTCTCCGTTTTCCCGGTGGTTGCATCGTGGAAGGGAGAACACTTGCCAAAAGATACCAGTGGAAGAAGACGGTAGGCCCTGTAGAAGACCGTGAATTGCTGGTAAACCGATGGAATACTGAATTTTCTCATAGGCTTACTCCCGATTATTATCAAAGTTTCGGACTTGGTTATTACGAGTATTTTCAGTTAGCTGAGGATATAGGTGCCGAGCCTTTGCCAATCTTGGGGGTGGGAATTGCCTGCCAGTTCAATACCGGCGAACTGGTTCCTATGGACGAACTTGATCCCTATGTTCAGGATGCCATTGATCTCATCCAGTTCGCAAATGGTCCCGTTGATTCAAAATGGGGAAAGATCCGCGCTGAAATGGGACATCCCGAACCTTTTGGTTTGGAATACATCGGTATCGGGAATGAACAATGGGGCCCGGAATATATTGAACGTTTTAAAGTTTTTCAGAAAGCAATACAGGAAAAATATCCTGATATAACAATTGTCTCCGGTAGCGGACCTTTTCCGGAAGGCGATTATTTCGATTATGGCTGGGAGCAATTAAAAAAGCTTAATGCCGAGATCATTGACGAACATTATTATAAGCCGCCTAAATGGTTCCGCGAGAATGCCACCCGATATGATGATTATGACCGTAACGGGCCAAAAGTTTTTGCCGGAGAGTACGCAGCACAAAGTGTGGGTATTGCCAGTCCCGAAAATAAGAACAATTGGGAAACCGCACTTTCTGAAGCGGCGTTCATGACCGGGTTGGAAAGAAATGCCGATGTGGTTTATATGACCTCTTATGCTCCATTAATGGCTCATAAAGATGCCTGGCAGTGGACTCCCGATCTGATCTGGTTCGATAATTTGAAATCTTATGGAACTCCCAATTATTATGTTCAAAAGCTCTTCGCCAATAATAAGGGAACCGATCTTGTTTCGGTGACAGAGAATGGTAAGCCTTTAACAGGGCAGCAGGATCTTTATGCTTCGGCAGTACGCGATGAGAAAAATAATCAGCTCATTGTGAAATTGGTCAATACCTCAAAGAAAGAAATGGAGGTCGAATTAAAACTAAAGGGTGTGAAACCGGGTTCTAAAGGAGATTTAATAGTATTGAAAGATGACGATTTATCCGCTGAAAATTCTTTGGAAAATCGAAAAAATATAAGTCCCGAGGTTAAGAGCCTGGAAATCGATGGTAGAGAACTTGAACTTGAACTCGAGCCTTATTCGGTAAATGTGGTTAAAATCAATATAAAATAA
- a CDS encoding L-ribulose-5-phosphate 4-epimerase, translated as MSKFKDLKQECYEANMQLNELGLVIYTFGNVSAVDRENGVFAIKPSGVPYEELKPEDIVILDFENNVIEGKMRPSSDTKTHAFLYKNWDEIGGIAHTHATYSVAWAQSQKDIPIFGTTHADHLTEDIPCAAPMRDDLIEGNYEHNTGIQILDCFKEKGLSYKEVPMVLLGNHGPFTWGKNAAKAVYHSKVLEAVAEMAYLTLQINPDAPRLKDSLIKKHYERKHGKDAYYGQK; from the coding sequence ATGTCGAAGTTTAAGGATTTAAAACAGGAGTGTTACGAAGCGAATATGCAGCTCAATGAGCTGGGGCTGGTGATCTATACTTTTGGAAACGTAAGTGCTGTAGATCGTGAAAATGGCGTTTTTGCCATTAAACCCAGCGGTGTTCCTTACGAGGAACTGAAACCTGAAGACATCGTTATTCTCGATTTTGAAAATAACGTCATTGAAGGAAAAATGCGCCCTTCATCTGATACCAAAACACATGCTTTCCTTTATAAAAACTGGGATGAAATCGGCGGAATTGCACATACGCATGCAACTTATTCGGTAGCCTGGGCACAATCACAAAAAGATATTCCAATTTTTGGAACCACTCATGCCGATCATTTAACCGAAGATATTCCCTGTGCAGCCCCCATGAGGGATGACTTGATAGAAGGAAATTACGAGCACAATACCGGCATTCAAATCCTGGATTGCTTTAAAGAAAAAGGGCTTTCTTATAAAGAAGTGCCCATGGTTTTACTCGGAAATCATGGTCCGTTTACCTGGGGAAAAAATGCGGCAAAGGCGGTTTATCACAGTAAAGTGCTGGAAGCGGTTGCTGAAATGGCCTATTTAACGCTTCAGATAAATCCTGATGCCCCAAGACTTAAAGATTCACTTATTAAAAAACATTATGAGCGTAAGCACGGAAAGGATGCTTACTACGGTCAGAAATAA
- the araA gene encoding L-arabinose isomerase encodes MTNFETKEIWFVTGSQHLYGEETLKQVAKNSAEIVKGFNDSKTIPVKIIHKDTVKTPDEITNVMLEANSKKECIGIVTWMHTFSPAKMWINGLSLLKKPVCHLHTQFNAEIPWQDINMDFMNLNQSAHGDREFGFIMSRMRKKRKIIVGHWKSERVQKKLSNWSRVALGWDELQNLKVARIGDNMREVAVTEGDKVAAQIKFGISVNAYDSSDVVAHVNKVTDEQLQALLKEYEESYHLADNLKEGGEKRQSLVDAAKIELGLRAFLEEGGFKAFTDTFENLGELKQLPGIAVQRLMADGYGFGAEGDWKTAALLRAMKVMSQGLEGGTSFMEDYTNHFKQDNAYVLGSHMLEICPTIADAKPSCEVHPLGIGGKEDPVRLVFNSPKGKALNASLVDLGNRFRLIVNEVEAVEPEADLPNLPVARVLWEPMPEMETAVTSWILAGGAHHTVYTQAINTEFLEDLADIAGIELLVIDEKTTVRDFKDRLNANEAYYHLFQHGM; translated from the coding sequence ATGACAAATTTTGAAACAAAAGAGATCTGGTTCGTTACGGGAAGCCAGCATCTGTATGGAGAAGAAACCTTAAAACAGGTAGCAAAAAATTCCGCTGAAATCGTAAAAGGTTTCAACGACTCAAAGACAATACCTGTTAAAATCATTCATAAAGATACCGTTAAAACGCCCGATGAGATCACAAACGTGATGCTGGAAGCCAACAGTAAAAAAGAATGTATAGGGATTGTGACCTGGATGCATACCTTTTCCCCAGCTAAAATGTGGATCAACGGACTTTCACTTCTTAAAAAACCGGTTTGCCACCTGCATACGCAATTTAACGCTGAAATTCCATGGCAGGATATCAATATGGATTTCATGAACCTGAACCAGTCGGCTCATGGAGACCGCGAATTCGGATTCATCATGTCAAGAATGCGCAAAAAGAGAAAGATTATCGTAGGTCACTGGAAATCGGAACGCGTTCAGAAAAAACTTTCCAACTGGAGCCGGGTAGCGCTTGGCTGGGATGAACTTCAAAACCTGAAAGTTGCCCGTATTGGCGATAACATGCGGGAGGTTGCCGTAACCGAAGGAGACAAGGTGGCCGCGCAGATCAAATTTGGAATTTCGGTAAATGCTTATGATTCATCAGATGTGGTTGCACACGTAAATAAAGTGACCGATGAGCAGCTTCAGGCTTTGCTGAAGGAATATGAAGAAAGCTATCATCTTGCCGATAATTTAAAGGAAGGTGGAGAAAAGAGACAGTCGCTGGTAGACGCGGCTAAAATTGAACTTGGCCTAAGAGCTTTTCTTGAAGAAGGAGGCTTTAAGGCTTTTACCGATACCTTTGAAAATCTTGGGGAGCTGAAACAGCTTCCCGGAATTGCCGTACAGCGACTGATGGCCGATGGCTATGGTTTTGGAGCTGAAGGAGACTGGAAAACCGCGGCTCTGCTTCGCGCAATGAAAGTGATGAGCCAGGGACTCGAAGGAGGAACTTCATTTATGGAAGATTATACCAATCATTTCAAACAGGATAATGCTTATGTTCTGGGTTCTCATATGTTGGAAATTTGTCCGACCATTGCTGATGCGAAACCTTCCTGTGAAGTACATCCGCTTGGAATTGGAGGAAAAGAAGATCCTGTAAGACTGGTTTTTAATTCACCAAAGGGAAAAGCGCTTAATGCTTCCCTCGTCGACCTGGGGAATCGTTTCAGGTTGATCGTTAATGAAGTGGAAGCCGTAGAACCGGAAGCCGATCTTCCGAATCTTCCCGTTGCCCGCGTGCTTTGGGAGCCAATGCCTGAAATGGAAACAGCGGTGACTTCCTGGATTCTCGCTGGTGGTGCTCACCATACCGTCTATACCCAGGCAATAAATACCGAATTTTTAGAAGATCTTGCCGATATTGCAGGAATAGAACTTCTTGTAATCGATGAAAAAACAACCGTGAGGGATTTCAAAGATAGATTGAATGCCAACGAGGCCTACTATCATTTGTTCCAGCACGGAATGTAA
- a CDS encoding ribulokinase, which translates to MSKYVIGLDYGTDSVRAVLVNVESGKEEASAVHWYQRWKEKRYCTPSENQFRQHPLDHIEGLENTIKEVITKSGVKADAITGICIDTTGSSPVPVDQAGQPLALKKEFAENPNAMMVLWKDHTSINEANEINDLARSWGGPDYTKYEGGIYSSEWFWAKILHIVREDEKVKNAAYSWMEHCDLMTYLLVDSDLENFKRSRCAAGHKAMWHKEWGGLPSEDFLTKLDPYLAQLRDKLYSETYTSDQVAGNLNADWARKLGLSTNCVVAVGTFDAHSGAVGAQIDKHSLVRVMGTSTCDIMVSPNDEIGTTTVKGICGQVDGSVIPGMIGLEAGQSAFGDVLAWFKDVLNWPLENLVYSSEILSEEQKEALRLEVEGNFIPQLSKQAEELDLGESIPVALDWINGRRTPDANQELKAAISNLSLGTKAPHIFKALINSICFGAKMIVERFQEEGVKIEQVIGIGGVARKSAYIMQTLANTLNMPIKVAESDEAPALGAAIYAAVAAGHYSNVIEASKKLGSPFEAEYHPQPEKLTEYSKFMNEYKELAAFIENNISKKNKENVEV; encoded by the coding sequence ATGAGTAAATATGTGATAGGACTTGATTATGGAACCGATTCGGTAAGGGCGGTTTTGGTCAATGTGGAAAGCGGTAAAGAAGAAGCATCGGCGGTACACTGGTACCAGCGATGGAAAGAAAAAAGATATTGTACGCCTTCTGAAAATCAATTTCGCCAGCATCCTCTTGATCATATCGAGGGCCTTGAAAATACTATAAAGGAGGTAATCACTAAAAGCGGGGTAAAGGCCGATGCCATTACCGGAATCTGTATTGATACCACGGGTTCTTCACCGGTTCCGGTCGATCAGGCTGGACAGCCGCTGGCATTAAAAAAGGAATTTGCTGAAAACCCTAATGCCATGATGGTTTTGTGGAAAGATCACACCTCTATAAATGAGGCCAACGAGATCAATGATCTTGCACGCAGCTGGGGAGGTCCGGATTATACCAAATACGAAGGCGGAATTTATTCTTCGGAATGGTTCTGGGCAAAGATACTTCATATCGTTCGCGAGGATGAAAAAGTGAAAAATGCGGCTTATTCCTGGATGGAACATTGCGACCTGATGACCTATTTACTGGTAGATTCTGATCTTGAAAATTTTAAAAGAAGCCGATGCGCCGCGGGACATAAAGCTATGTGGCATAAGGAATGGGGCGGTCTTCCTTCGGAAGATTTTCTCACAAAACTGGATCCGTATTTAGCTCAATTACGAGACAAGTTATATTCTGAAACCTATACTTCTGACCAGGTAGCCGGAAATCTTAATGCTGATTGGGCCCGAAAATTAGGCCTTTCAACGAATTGCGTTGTTGCAGTTGGAACTTTTGACGCTCATTCAGGTGCAGTGGGAGCCCAGATCGATAAACACTCCCTGGTAAGGGTAATGGGTACTTCCACCTGTGATATCATGGTTTCGCCAAATGATGAAATAGGAACCACTACTGTTAAAGGTATTTGCGGACAAGTAGACGGCTCGGTAATCCCCGGCATGATTGGTCTGGAAGCTGGACAGTCTGCTTTTGGTGATGTGCTCGCCTGGTTCAAAGATGTTCTGAACTGGCCCCTGGAAAATCTTGTCTATTCTTCTGAAATTCTTTCCGAAGAACAAAAGGAGGCTTTAAGACTGGAAGTTGAAGGAAACTTTATTCCGCAGCTGTCCAAACAGGCTGAAGAGCTTGATCTTGGAGAAAGTATTCCCGTGGCCCTTGATTGGATCAACGGGAGAAGGACTCCCGATGCCAATCAGGAATTAAAAGCGGCAATTAGTAATTTGTCATTAGGGACCAAAGCGCCTCATATCTTTAAAGCACTGATCAATTCCATCTGTTTTGGTGCGAAGATGATCGTGGAGCGTTTTCAGGAAGAAGGCGTGAAAATAGAGCAGGTGATTGGTATTGGAGGTGTGGCAAGAAAATCGGCTTACATTATGCAAACCCTTGCAAACACACTCAATATGCCAATTAAAGTTGCGGAATCTGACGAGGCACCGGCACTTGGAGCAGCGATCTATGCAGCCGTTGCCGCCGGACATTATTCAAATGTCATTGAAGCGAGCAAGAAATTAGGAAGTCCTTTTGAAGCCGAATATCATCCGCAACCGGAAAAGTTGACAGAATATTCTAAATTCATGAACGAATACAAGGAATTGGCTGCTTTTATCGAAAATAATATCAGCAAAAAAAATAAAGAGAATGTCGAAGTTTAA
- a CDS encoding glycoside hydrolase family 43 protein — MRRILYFLLLGFFGFVQAQNEQFFNPVIKDKFTADPAALVYKDSVYLYTGHDEAPDDFHFYKMNDWLVYSSADMKNWKEHPVPLKVSDFSWAKADAWAAQVIERDGKFYWYVSVEHATKPGKAIGVAVADNPLGPFKDARGSALVTNDMTKETNISWDDIDPTVYIDDDGQAYLYWGNTVCYWAKLKKNMIEFDGPIHSVKLPGYTEAPWIHKKGDWYYLSYAYGFPERTAYAMSKSIEGPWAYKGILNEIAGNSNTNHQAIINFKNKWYFIYHNGGIQPGGGSFHRSVCIDSLYYNEDGSLRKVIMTSEGLKNE; from the coding sequence ATGAGAAGGATTTTATATTTTCTACTATTGGGTTTCTTCGGTTTCGTTCAGGCACAGAATGAGCAATTCTTCAACCCGGTTATAAAGGATAAATTCACGGCTGATCCTGCGGCACTGGTCTATAAAGACTCGGTTTACCTTTACACAGGTCACGATGAGGCGCCCGATGACTTTCATTTTTATAAAATGAATGACTGGCTGGTATATTCTTCAGCCGATATGAAAAACTGGAAAGAGCATCCTGTTCCGTTAAAAGTATCTGATTTTAGCTGGGCAAAAGCCGATGCCTGGGCAGCCCAGGTCATTGAACGTGATGGAAAGTTTTACTGGTATGTGAGCGTGGAACATGCTACCAAACCTGGAAAAGCAATTGGAGTCGCTGTAGCCGATAATCCTTTGGGACCTTTCAAGGACGCCCGGGGTTCTGCACTTGTCACCAATGACATGACCAAAGAGACTAATATTTCCTGGGATGATATCGATCCTACCGTTTATATAGATGATGATGGCCAGGCCTATCTTTACTGGGGAAATACAGTGTGTTATTGGGCGAAACTGAAGAAGAATATGATCGAATTTGACGGGCCTATACATTCTGTAAAACTACCTGGATATACCGAAGCTCCCTGGATCCACAAAAAAGGCGACTGGTATTATTTGAGTTATGCATACGGTTTTCCGGAAAGGACAGCCTACGCTATGAGCAAATCTATAGAAGGACCCTGGGCATATAAAGGCATTTTAAATGAAATTGCCGGAAACAGCAATACCAACCATCAGGCAATTATCAATTTCAAGAATAAGTGGTATTTTATTTATCATAATGGAGGTATTCAGCCAGGAGGAGGAAGTTTCCATCGTTCGGTCTGCATTGATTCCTTGTATTATAATGAAGATGGGAGCCTGAGAAAAGTTATTATGACTTCGGAAGGTCTTAAAAACGAATAA
- a CDS encoding arabinan endo-1,5-alpha-L-arabinosidase, whose translation MKNSISIFFLIFIGIFMNSNAQDIRVHDPVVIKQNDTYYLYNTGWGIGVYSSKDLKNWKKEPPVFPEKPEWTDSVVPDFKNHIWAPDISYHNGKYYLYYSVSAFAKNTSAIGVATNTTLDPDDKDYNWVDHGIVIRSIPNRDMWNAIDPNLIIDEEGTPWLAFGSFWNGLKLVKLDKNLTKIAKPQEWHTIARRERSFKIPDADPGDAALEAPFIYKKGDWYYLFLSWDLCCRGENSTYKVAVGRSKNVTGPYVDKEGIPLSEGGGTVILKGNEDWYGRGHNSIYNFEGKDLMFFHAYDAHDNGAPKLGIKEIKWVDGWPELEPFN comes from the coding sequence ATGAAAAATTCAATAAGTATATTTTTTCTGATTTTTATTGGGATTTTTATGAATTCCAATGCTCAGGACATTCGAGTTCACGATCCGGTTGTAATTAAACAGAACGATACCTATTATCTCTATAATACCGGATGGGGTATTGGTGTATATAGTTCCAAAGACCTTAAAAACTGGAAAAAAGAACCTCCGGTATTTCCTGAAAAGCCAGAATGGACAGATTCTGTGGTTCCCGATTTTAAGAACCACATCTGGGCACCCGATATTTCTTATCATAACGGGAAATATTATCTCTATTATTCAGTTTCGGCTTTTGCAAAGAATACTTCTGCCATTGGGGTTGCTACCAATACCACACTTGATCCTGATGATAAAGACTATAACTGGGTGGATCATGGCATCGTGATTCGCTCAATTCCTAACCGCGATATGTGGAATGCCATCGATCCGAACTTGATAATTGATGAAGAAGGCACGCCCTGGCTGGCTTTCGGATCATTCTGGAACGGACTTAAATTGGTGAAATTGGATAAGAATCTTACCAAGATAGCTAAACCTCAGGAATGGCATACCATTGCAAGACGGGAAAGAAGTTTCAAAATCCCTGATGCTGATCCTGGGGACGCGGCACTGGAAGCTCCATTTATCTATAAAAAAGGCGACTGGTATTATCTTTTCCTTTCCTGGGATCTTTGTTGCCGGGGTGAGAACAGTACCTATAAGGTGGCAGTAGGCCGGTCTAAGAATGTAACAGGACCTTATGTTGATAAAGAGGGAATCCCATTATCTGAAGGAGGTGGAACGGTCATTCTTAAAGGGAATGAAGACTGGTACGGCCGAGGCCACAATAGTATCTATAATTTTGAAGGGAAAGATTTGATGTTTTTCCATGCTTACGACGCCCATGACAATGGTGCTCCGAAGCTTGGAATAAAAGAGATCAAATGGGTAGATGGATGGCCGGAATTAGAACCTTTTAATTAA
- a CDS encoding glycoside hydrolase family 127 protein: MKLFSAYKICLLMAFLSFGLMHAQTEKIRLFKLQDVQLTESPFRKAMLTDLHYMKELEPDRLLAPFLKEAGLDPKAENYPNWENTGLDGHIAGHYLTALAQMFASTGDQEALDRLKYMLDELKKVQEANGNGYIGGVPGSKELWKEIANGQIDAGSFSLNDRWVPLYNIHKTYAGLRDAYEIAGLEQAKEMLIDFTDWMIEETKNLSKEQIQEMLKSEHGGLNEVFADVARITGDRKYLDLAYNFSQKALLKPMEDKKDILNGMHANTQIPKVIGFETISEVDGNKDYHDAATYFWNNVVNERTVAIGGNSVREHFNPADDFSSMINSVQGPETCNTYNMLKLTEKLFEAHPEEKYSAYYEKALYNHILSSQHPDTGGFVYFTPMRPEHYRVYSQPETSFWCCVGSGMENHGKYNEFIYAHTNEDLYVNLFIPSILTWKDKNLRLIQQTNFPEEQSTSLTLKLEKPQQLNLMLRYPSWVNRGEYRVLVNGKPVDFKNEAGSYVSVKRRWKNADKVEIKLPMHISSEALPDGSDYNALEYGPIVLGAKTGEKDLKGLYADASRGGHIPEGKKIPLSETPLFLNKTSQDISQFVQKADDSKLQFSASEILYPAKFKKLEFVPFYKIHDSRYVIYLPVETPESLAKIEKKGREEEVKEQKLEVLTIDKVAPGEQQPESDHFIKSENSNIGVNQDRHWRDASGWFSYELKNNNHEAEKVRITYFGLDSDRKFRIYVNDILIAEENLDGSKGYTFFTEDYMLPKEVMAENSEKLTVRFEAMEGFRTAGIYGVRLMKKE, from the coding sequence ATGAAACTATTTTCAGCATATAAGATTTGTTTACTCATGGCTTTTTTGAGCTTCGGGTTGATGCATGCTCAAACTGAAAAGATCAGGTTATTCAAACTGCAGGACGTTCAGCTTACCGAAAGCCCTTTTCGGAAAGCCATGCTCACCGATCTTCATTATATGAAGGAATTGGAGCCTGACCGCCTGCTGGCGCCTTTTCTGAAAGAAGCCGGACTTGATCCGAAAGCTGAAAATTATCCGAATTGGGAAAACACCGGTCTTGACGGCCACATTGCCGGTCATTATCTAACTGCATTGGCACAAATGTTTGCATCTACCGGTGACCAGGAAGCTCTTGATCGCTTAAAATATATGCTTGACGAATTAAAAAAAGTTCAGGAGGCAAACGGGAACGGATATATTGGAGGGGTTCCGGGAAGTAAAGAACTGTGGAAAGAGATCGCCAATGGCCAAATAGATGCCGGCAGTTTTAGTCTAAATGATCGTTGGGTGCCATTGTATAATATTCACAAGACTTATGCAGGTTTGAGGGATGCCTATGAGATTGCCGGTTTGGAACAGGCCAAAGAAATGCTTATAGATTTTACTGACTGGATGATCGAAGAAACAAAAAATTTGTCGAAAGAACAGATCCAGGAAATGCTGAAATCTGAACATGGAGGTTTAAATGAAGTTTTTGCCGATGTTGCAAGAATTACTGGGGATAGAAAATACCTTGACCTGGCTTATAATTTCTCCCAAAAGGCATTATTAAAGCCAATGGAGGATAAAAAAGATATCCTCAATGGGATGCATGCCAATACCCAGATTCCGAAAGTGATCGGTTTTGAAACCATTTCTGAAGTAGACGGGAATAAAGATTATCATGATGCCGCTACTTATTTCTGGAATAATGTGGTAAATGAACGCACCGTTGCCATTGGTGGTAACAGCGTACGTGAACATTTTAATCCGGCCGATGATTTTTCATCCATGATCAATAGCGTACAGGGGCCTGAAACCTGTAACACTTATAATATGCTGAAATTAACTGAAAAGTTATTTGAAGCTCACCCGGAAGAAAAGTATTCGGCCTATTATGAAAAAGCACTTTATAATCATATTCTTTCTTCCCAGCACCCCGATACAGGTGGCTTTGTCTATTTCACGCCAATGCGGCCAGAACATTACAGAGTATATTCACAGCCCGAAACCAGCTTTTGGTGCTGTGTGGGTTCAGGTATGGAAAACCACGGGAAATACAATGAATTTATATATGCGCATACCAACGAAGATTTATATGTGAATTTATTTATTCCCTCCATTTTAACGTGGAAGGACAAAAATCTTAGACTTATTCAGCAAACGAATTTCCCCGAAGAGCAGTCAACCTCGCTTACTCTAAAATTGGAGAAACCACAACAGTTAAACCTAATGCTGCGCTATCCCTCATGGGTAAATCGGGGTGAGTATCGGGTTTTGGTGAATGGAAAACCGGTCGACTTTAAAAATGAAGCCGGATCTTACGTTTCGGTAAAAAGAAGATGGAAAAATGCTGATAAGGTAGAAATTAAGCTGCCCATGCATATTTCTTCTGAAGCTCTTCCAGACGGGTCCGATTACAACGCTTTGGAATATGGGCCGATTGTTTTGGGAGCTAAGACAGGAGAAAAGGATTTAAAAGGATTATATGCTGATGCCAGTAGGGGCGGACATATTCCTGAAGGAAAAAAAATCCCGCTATCTGAAACGCCTCTTTTTTTAAACAAAACCTCCCAGGATATTTCTCAATTTGTTCAAAAAGCAGACGATTCTAAACTTCAGTTTTCGGCTTCAGAAATTTTATATCCTGCCAAATTTAAGAAGCTCGAATTTGTTCCTTTTTATAAAATTCACGATTCAAGGTATGTGATTTACCTTCCGGTAGAAACTCCTGAAAGCCTTGCCAAAATCGAGAAAAAAGGAAGGGAAGAAGAAGTTAAAGAACAAAAACTGGAAGTCCTTACGATCGATAAAGTGGCGCCCGGCGAACAGCAACCGGAGTCCGATCATTTTATTAAAAGTGAGAATTCCAATATCGGTGTGAATCAGGACAGGCATTGGCGCGACGCGTCCGGTTGGTTTAGCTATGAACTTAAAAATAATAACCACGAAGCCGAAAAGGTTCGAATCACCTACTTTGGTCTTGACAGCGACCGTAAGTTTAGAATCTATGTAAATGACATATTAATTGCTGAAGAAAACCTTGATGGTAGTAAAGGTTATACTTTTTTTACAGAAGATTATATGCTACCTAAAGAAGTTATGGCAGAAAATAGCGAAAAACTCACCGTACGATTTGAGGCAATGGAGGGTTTCCGGACTGCCGGCATATATGGCGTTAGATTAATGAAAAAAGAATAA